The following DNA comes from Bdellovibrionales bacterium.
AAGATAAGTATGTATTCCGCAAGAAACCGTTTGTGACCCAAGGGGAAAACGAGTTGATTGGCGACGAAATTGTGATTTTTAATGGGGGGCAACGAGTTCAGGTGCGAAACGCCAAAGCTCAGTACCAACAGCAATCGGAGAAGGCTCAGTGAGTGAATTGAAATACAGCGAATTGATCGCGACCAAGATTTCTAAAGCCTATAAGAAACGCGTCGTTGTGAAAGACGTTTCTCTCAAAGTCCAATCGGGGCAAATCGTGGGGCTCCTCGGTCCCAATGGTGCAGGAAAAACCACAAGCTTTTACATGGTCGTTGGAATTATCACTCCGGATTCAGGTGAAATCACTGTCGATGGGGCCTCGATCAGTAAGCTCCCGATGCATGAACGCGCCACGTTCGGTATTAGTTATCTCCCCCAAGAGCCGAGCATTTTTAGAAAGCTCACCGTCAAAGAAAATTTGTATGCCGCCATCGAGGCCTCCACTCATGCACGCGGTCGTCGGAATGAACGCTACGAGCAATTGATTTCGGATTTCAGCATTGAGCATATCGTCAATAATTATGGCTATTCGCTTTCGGGCGGTGAACGCCGCCGAGTGGAGATTGCTCGATCTTTGGCGGGCTTTCCAAAGTTTATATTACTGGACGAGCCTTTCGCCGGGATCGATCCCATTGCGGTGGCTGAGATTCAAAAAATTATTCGCAAATTGAAAGAGAAAAATATCGGGGTCCTAATTACAGACCATAACGTGAGAGAGACCTTAGAAATTTGCGATCATGCCTATATAATGAAGGAAGGAAGTGTTCAAGTTCAGGGCACCTCCAAGGAGATCACAGAATCTCCAATAGCTCGTAAATTTTATTTGGGTGAAAACTTTAAGTATTAAACAACAAGAGAAGGTTCCATGTCGATTTCGATGAAGCAAAGTATGGCCTTGCGCCAAACACTCAAGATGACGCCACAGCTTCAGCAGGCGATTAAACTTTTACAGCTTTCCCGTTTAGAATTAGAGACCGCAGTCCGCAAGGAAATGATGGAGAACCCCGTGCTCGAAGAGGGCGCGGATGAAAAAGAAACTCCGGCCGAAGCGGCCAACGCCGAGAGCGGAACGACCGCTAACGAACAAGATCCCCGCAAGCAAGATGAGTTCGAGTGGGATTCCTACTTTGAAAATCAAAATAAATCCCGCGAGCGATCCGCCGGCGGCAATGAAGAGATCATGAACTATGAGAACATCATTGCGACCAAAGAATCCTTGCATGATCACTTGCACTGGCAGGCCAGCATGTATGGCTTTAACGAGGAAGAATTGCATTTAGCGACGATCTTGATCGACTCGATCAATGATGACGGCTACATTTCCGCACCGTTGGCTGAGATTGCCCAGGAAGAAAAAGTTTCGGAAAAAGATCTTGAAGAGACATTGCCGTTCATCCAAGAGTTTGATCCTCCGGGTGTCGGTGCGAGAGATCTTCAAGAGTGCTTATTGGTGCAAGCAAAACATCTCCAGGAAGATACCAAAGATTTCGTCAAGCTCATCACCAATCACATGAAAGATCTTGAGCGTAAAAACTATCAAAACATCGCGAAGGAAATGGGACTTCAGCTCGAAGAAGTGATCGACATGTGTAAGATCATTAACACCATGGATCCCAAGCCCGGTCGGCAGTTTTCCACCAACGACACTCACTACGTGACTCCCGATGTGTATGTTTACAAAGTGGGAGATGAGTACGTTGTTTCTTTGAACGAAGATGGGCTTCCTAAGTTAAGAATTTCGAATTTTTATAAAAACATGGCGCAGAAAAAGGGCGGACCTAAAAACGAAGCTCAAGATTATGTGCAGGATAAATTACGTTCAGCGCTTTGGCTCATTCGTTCGATTCATCAGCGCCAACGCACGATCTACAAAGTGACCGAGAGTATTGTAAAACATCAGGGTGAGTTTTTCGAAAAGGGCACCTCGTTTATTAAGCCCATGATCCTTCGTGATATTGCCAACGACATCGGTATGCACGAGTCCACGGTGAGTCGGGTGACGACAAACAAGTACGTTCACACTCCCCAGGGAATCTACGAACTTAAATATTTCTTTAACTCGGGAATCTCTACAGATGATGGAGATTCATTAGCGAGCGAATCGGTCAAAATGAAGATCAAAGATTTGGTTTCTGACGAGGATAATAAAAAACCATTGTCGGATCAAAAGCTGGTCGATCTTCTTAAAAAAGACGGGATCATTATTGCTCGTCGAACCGTGGCGAAGTATCGCGACATGTTGAAAATCTTGCCTTCCAGCAAACGCAAAAAAGGGTTCTAGGTTTTCTACCGAAAAGCAAAACATCGGTCTTGGGTTTGCTTGGGGTTGACGGTATTTGAACGCCACTAGGTTCTGAGTTTAGATAAGAGATAAGATGCGCAGTCATACTGCGCTTTTGTAGATGCCCCGTTTTATTTTAATTAGTATTATAATTCAGTTAATCTTTTCGATACAGCGAGTGGAAGCAAACGCTCCGAACTTGTAGGCGGCTAAGTTT
Coding sequences within:
- the lptB gene encoding LPS export ABC transporter ATP-binding protein, with translation MIATKISKAYKKRVVVKDVSLKVQSGQIVGLLGPNGAGKTTSFYMVVGIITPDSGEITVDGASISKLPMHERATFGISYLPQEPSIFRKLTVKENLYAAIEASTHARGRRNERYEQLISDFSIEHIVNNYGYSLSGGERRRVEIARSLAGFPKFILLDEPFAGIDPIAVAEIQKIIRKLKEKNIGVLITDHNVRETLEICDHAYIMKEGSVQVQGTSKEITESPIARKFYLGENFKY
- the rpoN gene encoding RNA polymerase factor sigma-54, yielding MALRQTLKMTPQLQQAIKLLQLSRLELETAVRKEMMENPVLEEGADEKETPAEAANAESGTTANEQDPRKQDEFEWDSYFENQNKSRERSAGGNEEIMNYENIIATKESLHDHLHWQASMYGFNEEELHLATILIDSINDDGYISAPLAEIAQEEKVSEKDLEETLPFIQEFDPPGVGARDLQECLLVQAKHLQEDTKDFVKLITNHMKDLERKNYQNIAKEMGLQLEEVIDMCKIINTMDPKPGRQFSTNDTHYVTPDVYVYKVGDEYVVSLNEDGLPKLRISNFYKNMAQKKGGPKNEAQDYVQDKLRSALWLIRSIHQRQRTIYKVTESIVKHQGEFFEKGTSFIKPMILRDIANDIGMHESTVSRVTTNKYVHTPQGIYELKYFFNSGISTDDGDSLASESVKMKIKDLVSDEDNKKPLSDQKLVDLLKKDGIIIARRTVAKYRDMLKILPSSKRKKGF